In the genome of Felis catus isolate Fca126 chromosome E1, F.catus_Fca126_mat1.0, whole genome shotgun sequence, the window tgttacacagcaatagctaACCAATACACCTGGGCATCTAAGCAACATTTCCCCAACTCTGGGctcttcaaagaaattaaataattgcctttttttttttatcaccctAGGTTCATGCAGCTtttaagcaagagaaaagaattgAACTCAACTGTATGTAAAAAGGAAATGCTGTTTTACGATAACATAGGACTCTCCAAGGCCTCACCTAACTTTCTCCATTTTGCTATTTTAAGATtgttgaaggggcacctgggtggctcagtccgttgagcgtccaacttcagctcaggtcatgatctcacagtccgcgagttcaagccccactttgggctctgtgctgacagctcagagcctggagcctgcttcggattctgtgtctcactctctctctgccccttcccgctctctttctcagaaataaacatcgaaaagaaaaaaaaaaaaagattagggcacctgggtggctcagtcggttaagcatccaacttcgactcagatcatgatcccactgtCCCCaggttcgagccacacatcaggctctgtgctgacagctcagagcctggagcctgtttcggattctatgtctctctctctctctctctctctctctctctctctctctcccccactggtgctctgtctctgtctctgtctctctctctctctcaaaaataaacaagttttaacaattaaaaaagaaagtttgctgACAATCAGgcaataagaaatacatatggCTTCACGAAACAATATACTGTGAAATTCTAGGATCGGCGAAACcaatcaatagagaaaaaaagcagaTCATAAATATTAGCACCTGGAGATAAAGGAAGCAGGCTCGGGGCGTAAGGAAACTTTGGGCTGACGGACATGCTCTGCACCTGGATGGCGTGGACGTTACTGAGGTATTTACATGTTTCAGAAGTATCTCTACTCCTTAAGTGGGTGTGTTCTATCGTGTGAGGATTATATCTCGATAAGGCGGATTTTTAAGGTTTAACACAAAAACTTACGTCAGCAAAGCTGTGGAGAAAGAGGACCGtcgtgccctgttggtgggaatgtgggTCGGTGCAGGCCACCGTGGAAAATAGGATGACGGTTGCCCCAAAGATTCAAAATAGAATGACCACGTGATCCGTCAGTGTCACCTCTGGgcatatacccaaaggaaatgaaaacagagtaCGAAAGAGCCGCACCCCCATATTCACCGCGGCGTTcgtcacaataaccaagatatggacaCAGCCTGCCTGTTCGTCAACGGATGAACGGAGAGAGATGTGGTGTAGATAATACAACGGGAACCGTGTTCAGCCGTGAGAAGGAAGGGAAGCCTACCGTTCGCAACAATAGGGATAGACCCTGGGGGCGTTCCGCCAAAGTGAAATGAACCAGAGAAAAGGCGGGTACCGCATGGTACCGTTTACGTGtggaatcaaaaaacaaaacgaaaaggtCAGATTCGTAGAAACAGAGAGTAggctggtggggctggggagTGAGGTGGTTGGTAGGGAGAGGTTGGGTAAAGGGTACAAAGTTGTAGCTACGGGATGAGTAAGGTCTGAGGATCTCACGGTCGCTAGTCGTGAACACTATCCTATAATTGGGATTTACCGAGAGAGTAGGATTCGCATGTTCTCGCGTGCGcccgcgcacacacacacgcgcgcgcgatGGATCCACGAGGGGATTAACCACACGGGGGACCCTTTCACAGTGTATACCAATATCAAATCGCAATGATGCACACCTCAAACACCTTGCAGTTTGGTGGGTcgattatacctcagtaaagctgagaTTAAAACCAACAAACACCTGAAGGAAGTCTAGATGGTCTTTTGAACACCAAGGAGGGTAACATTCAAAATGGTGGCAGTGACCCAAACTCCCAGGGCTCAGTCCTGTCCCACGGGGTCCTATCAGGGGTCTCAGGGGAAGgccccctcccactccctgcaGCTTGGTGGCCGGGTGGCCCGCGGGCAGCACTCGGCCACCGCGCTAGCCGGCCACGCCCAGGTGGGCCTCGCACACCCAGCGGTAGGGTCTTTGGCAGACATCGTCGTTCCAGCCGTCGGGGTAGAAGTGGGCACAGTCCTCGCCCCCGCCCAGCCCGTGCCCGTGCCAGTCGTCCGGCTGGCCCGGCCTCCAGTTCCTGCAGAGAGAGGACAATGGCCAGAGGGCCCAGAACCCAGGCTCGGGGACAAGGGACTGAGGGTCAGACCCTGGAGGGGCAGGAGCtgaagggggcagaggggcacAGAAAGCCCGGCCGCACTCACTTGAAGTTGGTCTCATAGTCCGTCCCATCCACCCACTTCCAGGCTCCTTCGGCATCACTGAGGCCCATCCAGGCGTGTAAGGAGCCTATATGTTCCTGCACAAAGTTCTGGGGCGACAGAAGGGCAAGGGTGACTTCTCTCCAGCCCAGCCAACTCCCTGGACTCGCAGTTCTGAACTTGACGTGTCCATTCAGCCCGTTGGGGGACACTGGGGACGGTCACCCCGATGCCCCCCGGCCAATGAAACTTCTGGGAGCGGCTCGGCGGGTGACAGAGCTCAACCAAGCCCCCTCGGGGATTCCGACGGCCCGGCGGAGGTTGAGAACCGCTGCCCTCAAGGGGACCCCGGCACTGAGGcgctcacctcctcctccctggagTTGACGACCACCAGGTGCGCGTTCTCCAGCCGGCAGTGCTTCTCGGCCTCCGGCCAGGTCTTCCCGGAGCGGGAGAACCAGTAGCAGCTGCCCTCGAACTCCAGCCAGTTGACCGGGCAGCAGGTACTTTGAGAGCCTGAGGGGCGGGGAGGTTCTGAGATGccacccaggggtgggggtggggggacgagCAGGAAATGGGGCGCAGCACCCCCACACCCCTCACCGTTGCTCTTGAGAGCGGCCACCTGGCAGGTCAGGGTCCTCAGGTCCTTGGCCAGCTGCTGGACTCGAGCGAGGGTATCGGAATGAtctgggacacacacacaggtggGCAGCGGGGGCGGCGCCCGGGGGAGCTCAGCGAGCCCCCGGAAGCCAGGCGTCCCCGCGCGGGCCAGCCTAGGGCCCTCTGCGCCGTGTCCCGCGCGCGCGCCACGCCCCGGTGACGGGGACAGGGCCCCCACCTGCTTGCAGCTGCCGCTGGTCCTTCTCCAGCTTGCTCTCCAGGGCGAACACCTTGTCGTTCAGGCTGCgggctgcagggcaggggggTCAGCACCGAggccgctccccccacccccacccccacccccacccccacccctccccccggggGCCGCGGCTTCTCACCTGCTTGCAGCTCCCGCTTGTGATTTTCCACCTCGGCCTTCAGAGACGTTGTCGTTTCTTGCAAACTGCCGCCTGGAGGACACGTGGCGGGGGGAGGACTCGGTGCtcaggaccccctcccccacccccacccccgctcccacgGAGCCCCTTCCGTGTGCCAGGCTCACCCTGGgcgttcagggcctggagctcgGCCACAGTGCTTGAGGTGAAGTTGCTGAAAGTGCCTCCCAGGGTCACCAGGTCCCTCTGACACTTGGAATCTGATGGGGAGGGGACAAAGCATGTTGGGATTTATCAGGTCCTCTGTGAGCCGGCAGCCAGGGCAGCCAGCGGGCTCACCGCGCGCATTGTCCCGCCGTCTCCTCACATGACCCAACCCAGAGGGACGGGCGCTATCGTTATCAGCTGTCCCGGTCTGGAGGGGTCAGGCCACTGGGCTACTCAGCCAACCGCACCAAGTGACAGAGCCAGCGGCCACCCTACCcgccaccaccccacccccacccccgtgagCTCGCTCCTCCCTGCCCACGCCGCTCCCCTCACTCTGGGATCCGATCACACAGATGCCAACCAGCAGGAGGAGGCTGATGCCCAGGGAGAGCAGGAAGGGCCGGGGGCCAGAGCAGAGCCGCTGCAGGTGGTGGAGAGGCGGAGGCGGCCCTGCAAGGGGACAGGGCGTCAGGGcgggacagggaggaggagagggcccAGGGACCAGTCAGGGATGAGGGCTGTCGCGGGTAATGCTGGGAGGCCGAGGCAGGACACGTGGGGCGGGGTGCACCCAGGCCTCTGACCCCTCAGGGACCAGCCCAAGCCCTCAGTCACCTGGGCTCCTCACGCCTCCGTGGGGACGCACGGACACAAGCACCCGCAGATGGAGGGGGACGGTGATGGGCAAGAGGCTatcagagttgggggaggggcagaaggaccCAGAGAGAGCTGGAGCCCCGCCAGGCTCACAGGTGGGTTTCCTTCTGAACCCAAATACTCTTCCCTCGATGCCAACCCTCACGGCCTCCTCCAGAGCAGAGGGATCCGGGCCCCCTGTggccctctctgtccctgtcttcaCACTGGGGTCCCCAGAAGCTGGGGCCGGACCCCCTCAGGATGGGGGCCCCCCTGCAGCCCACACACGGTAGGGGTGCAGGTATGACAGCAGAAACCCTCTACCCCTGAAGAGTGTATCGAAGGAGGGAACATTTCCCCATCCCTCTTACCGTTTCTAGACCCCTGGCTTTGCTTCTCTGTCTCCGAATGCTGGAACTTTTCATACTGCATAGACATGCTTGGACCAACGCTGAGGCTACCGGGGCTGAAAGGGAAGCAGGGCCGGGGGGCCAGGCTGAGACAAGAGCTGGGGCGAAGCGGGGAGGCTGGGACTCGGTGGGAGCCCAGGTCAGGCCCAGAGTCCAAGGAAGAGGTGAACTCAGGTTGAGGGCGCGCCGAGGGTCGGAGAGAGGCTTGGGCCTGGTTCTGGGTTTGTGGGCGAGGTTGGACGTGGGGTCGGGACTGGGGGTCGGGCGGGGTTGCGTTGAGCTGGGGATGGAAGGAGGTAAAGTAGGAGCTAAATGCAGTACTGGCTGGGACCGGGGCCGACGCTGGGCTGGCACCGAGGGGCACGTCCTGCCGGCTGGGGTCGGGGATGTGGCTGAGCCTACGCCTGGTGCTGAAGCTGGAAACAGAGTCGGGGTCAACTTTGGGAAGGGGCTGGTGTTAAGATTCCAGTTGATTCTGAGGTccaagctggggctggggcttaAGGGGAAGCTGGGGTTAGTACCGCGGTTAGGGccgcggtggggtgggggctgaaaCGGGGCTGAGTCTGCCTGAGATTCGGCCCCCCCATACTTCAAGCCCAACCCAGGGAAGGGAATAGAGTGTAAAACCTCCCCTCGGCCACTGAATCCCCAAGCTGTCCCTTACCATTTCTTGGTCTCCCCTAAGTGCCAGGCTGGTTACCTGCGTCTGGAACTCCTTGCGCAGCAATGCCCAGAGTTGGAAAACACGAGATCCTGGAGATTCCGAGTGGGGGTCACCTACGCGACCAGAGTCCTGCCGGTGTCTGTGTGTCAAAGCCCAGGAGGCTCTAAGCTGGGATCTCCCGTTTCCCCGACTGGAGTGGGGAAGGAATCGGAAGGCTTGCGGGAGGAAGGGGCTGGATACGGGGCAGGTccgctctcctcctcctctggggtGTATCTacccctgtcccctcctcttaAGCCCCCCTGACTTCCTCATTTTTACCATTCGGGAGAGGGGAGCCAGACCAGAAGGTCCAAAGGCCAGTGTGTCCGTTCTCCTCGCCCACGCCCCCTTTCGCTTCCTTCATCTAAAGTTCCCAGAACCCGTCTCCATCAGTGCGCAGCTGGGTCCAGAGGAGCGCATCTCTGGTCTTGCTCAATCTCACCAAGTCCTGGCACATGAGCTTCCCCTggggcgccccgcccccccccccccccccagggagggAAGAACACACGGCAGAGTGGGGTTTCCTGACtgcaaagggaggaaggaggcaggaaagggaaATCTTACCGAGCATCGAATCTGTAACAGGGGATT includes:
- the LOC111557763 gene encoding C-type lectin domain family 10 member A; the protein is MSMQYEKFQHSETEKQSQGSRNGPPPPLHHLQRLCSGPRPFLLSLGISLLLLVGICVIGSQNSKCQRDLVTLGGTFSNFTSSTVAELQALNAQGGSLQETTTSLKAEVENHKRELQAARSLNDKVFALESKLEKDQRQLQADHSDTLARVQQLAKDLRTLTCQVAALKSNGSQSTCCPVNWLEFEGSCYWFSRSGKTWPEAEKHCRLENAHLVVVNSREEENFVQEHIGSLHAWMGLSDAEGAWKWVDGTDYETNFKNWRPGQPDDWHGHGLGGGEDCAHFYPDGWNDDVCQRPYRWVCEAHLGVAG